A region from the Vicia villosa cultivar HV-30 ecotype Madison, WI linkage group LG3, Vvil1.0, whole genome shotgun sequence genome encodes:
- the LOC131656714 gene encoding hydroxycinnamoyl-CoA:piscidic acid hydroxycinnamoyltransferase-like, whose protein sequence is MELKPLPLILGRKDTSEERKKKTSATLLRLSPEQVDKLKKKANENDILAMMKKGSRAFSRYEADGAHLWRCASKARELEESQESVVRFNADVRTRMIPNLPINYFGNALTQTAIKGHIGEITSKPLGYVAQKIREATEIVTDEFIRSQIDVIRGFENLDDARALFLGAEGENIPYFGNPNFHLTSWMSMPVYEADFGWGKPVYFGIAYVSPHDRAVILLSPDEDGSILVCLHFQNAHLELFKKYFYGDI, encoded by the coding sequence ATGGAGTTAAAGCCACTACCACTCATTCTAGGAAGAAAAGACACAAGTgaagaaaggaagaaaaaaacTTCAGCAACATTGTTGAGACTCTCACCAGAACAAGTTGATAAGTTGAAGAAAAAAGCTAATGAAAATGATATTCTAGCAATGATGAAAAAGGGGTCAAGGGCTTTTAGTAGATATGAGGCAGATGGCGCACATTTATGGAGATGTGCATCTAAGGCACGTGAGCTTGAAGAGAGTCAAGAAAGTGTTGTTAGATTCAATGCTGATGTTAGAACAAGGATGATTCCAAATCTTCCTATAAACTATTTTGGGAATGCTTTGACACAAACAGCTATCAAAGGACATATTGGAGAAATCACATCAAAGCCTTTGGGTTATGTAGCACAGAAAATAAGAGAAGCAACTGAGATAGTAACAGATGAATTTATAAGGTCACAAATTGATGTTATTAGGGGATTTGAGAATTTGGATGATGCAAGGGCTTTGTTTTTAGGTGCTGAAGGTGAGAATATTCCATATTTTGGAAACCCTAATTTTCATTTAACTAGTTGGATGAGTATGCCTGTTTATGAAGCTGATTTTGGATGGGGAAAGCCTGTTTATTTTGGAATAGCTTATGTGTCTCCACATGATAGGGCAGTGATTCTTCTTAGTCCTGATGAAGATGGATCTATTCTGGTTTGTTTGCATTTTCAGAATGCACATTTGGAGCTTTTCAAGAAGTACTTCTATGGTGATATTTGA